One genomic window of Salvia miltiorrhiza cultivar Shanhuang (shh) chromosome 4, IMPLAD_Smil_shh, whole genome shotgun sequence includes the following:
- the LOC131019676 gene encoding putative late blight resistance protein homolog R1A-10, whose amino-acid sequence MAYYALIVSLKQTLEPLLDSVASKIQIPNSELKLIYDDLCYLKSFFNKIISLEHSNSVEELEKQIKDVVQKAQDLIESHLSDLVHPGDESSVSGFSHELGEVKDRLGSLIEMVKAKEDWLTGNQQSADPLAADVAVSSEIDFGRNNIIVGLENETMHLKVWVFGMPSSLQVICIVGMAGIGKTALAKQVYLHQLINEHFTTLLFLEIGIAYELKDLLLRLLGQLVSEHMEEATVDELGYQLHKCLYGGRYLVVLDDIWDVRAWDGIRRFFPDYGNGSRIICTTRITHVASYIGRSTRILQKCFLDDNESWDLLCKMAFSDMEMCPSELEEIGKTIAQNLGGLPLPIVEIGKLLSILPTTVESWRRVAQNIKSHIQQTAIPKILNTSYAQLPQHLKACFLYFGLFQPNYNIPTSQLVPLWVAEGFVKPAPDKTLEKIAEEYLEDLVSRSLVIINERSSTGRIKTCRMHQLLQDLCVIEAQRQRLFHLVNQGLTSSRAGTRNQRRQSIQSDVVFGAMESASSVRSLLFMCPQQQYPLPVFVRCRWLRVLDALSIRFCKFPDEVLRLVRLRYLAITYDGEELPSSISRLWNLEVLIIRPSHTINCSVFLPLEIWKLHKLRHLQCMGFDLPDPSMEDASDFLFLRKLKTLSGVSARSCINGVLARMPNLIKLGIWLEPTTTEYAVETFCFDAIFTHLHRLESFKCTPMNRSEAAFSLTGFPPLCLRKLSLSGCGFVWGEHMPIIASLPHLQVLKLRWHAFCGHEWESYEGGFMRLKVLVLEDLDIKQLMAEWSHFPTLEQLIFRRCYNLEEIPPEFGEISTLQLIEVDDCSMSLIHSAERIKKEQEAFGNDDIQVRICSSSHGQV is encoded by the exons ATGGCTTACTATGCACTCATCGTTTCTCTGAAGCAGACCTTAGAGCCCCTGCTTGATTCCGTTGCATCCAAAATTCAAATTCCCAACTCAGAGCTAAAACTAATTTACGACGACCTTTGCTACCTAAAATcctttttcaataaaataatttctttgGAACACAGCAATAGCGTGGAGGAGCTGGAAAAGCAAATCAAGGATGTAGTGCAGAAGGCTCAAGATCTGATTGAATCCCATCTATCAGATCTAGTTCACCCTGGAGATGAGAGTTCAGTTTCAGGGTTCTCCCATGAATTGGGGGAAGTCAAAGATAGACTTGGCTCCCTAATCGAAATGGTAAAGGCCAAGGAAGATTGGCTCACAGGAAACCAGCAATCGGCCGATCCTCTTGCTGCGGATGTTGCTGTTTCATCAGAGATTGATTTTGGCAGGAATAACATCATAGTGGGATTGGAAAATGAAACAATGCATCTGAAAGTTTGGGTTTTTGGGATGCCTTCCAGCCTCCAAGTGATCTGTATTGTTGGAATGGCCGGCATCGGTAAGACTGCTCTTGCCAAACAGGTATATCTCCATCAACTTATAAATGAGCACTTCACTACCCTTTTATTTCTGGAAATAGGTATAGCGTATGAGTTGAAAGACTTGCTGCTGCGTCTCCTTGGTCAACTGGTTTCCGAGCATATGGAAGAAGCGACGGTTGATGAATTAGGATATCAGCTCCACAAGTGTTTATATGGTGGGAGGTATCTGGTTGTATTAGATGATATATGGGATGTTCGGGCCTGGGATGGAATTCGACGTTTCTTTCCGGATTACGGCAATGGTAGTAGAATCATCTGCACAACTAGGATAACTCACGTGGCTTCTTATATTGGCCGCAGTACCCGAATTCTCCAAAAGTGTTTCCTGGATGATAACGAAAGTTGGGATTTGCTTTGTAAGATGGCATTCTCTGACATGGAGATGTGCCCTTCGGAACTTGAAGAAATCGGCAAGACAATTGCCCAAAATTTGGGAGGACTTCCTCTCCCAATTGTCGAAATTGGTAAACTCCTATCTATTTTACCAACAACGGTGGAAAGTTGGAGGAGAGTAGCTCAAAATATAAAATCACATATCCAACAAACAGCCATCCCAAAGATTCTGAATACATCTTATGCTCAATTGCCTCAGCATTTGAAGGCATGCTTTCTCTACTTTGGGCTATTCCAACCCAACTATAATATCCCTACTTCTCAACTCGTTCCATTATGGGTTGCTGAGGGATTTGTCAAGCCTGCACCAGATAAAACCTTAGAAAAAATAGCCGAGGAGTATCTGGAGGACCTTGTTTCCAGAAGCctagttataattaatgagcGGAGCTCCACCGGAAGAATTAAAACCTGCAGGATGCATCAGCTCCTTCAGGATCTCTGTGTTATTGAAGCTCAACGGCAAAGATTGTTCCATCTTGTAAACCAGGGCCTTACAAGTTCTCGAGCTGGCACAAGAAATCAGCGGCGGCAGAGCATCCAGAGTGATGTTGTATTTGGAGCGATGGAGTCAGCTTCTAGTGTACGGTCTCTGCTTTTTATGTGCCCACAGCAACAATACCCATTACCGGTGTTTGTGCGTTGTAGATGGCTGAGGGTACTTGATGCACTTTCAATCAGATTTTGCAAGTTCCCTGATGAAGTATTAAGGCTAGTTCGGTTGAGGTACCTGGCCATCACATATGACGGGGAGGAGCTCCCGTCATCCATATCCAGGCTCTGGAACCTTGAAGTATTGATTATTCGTCCTAGTCATACCATCAATTGCTCTGTGTTTCTGCCGTTAGAGATCTGGAAGCTGCACAAACTGAGGCACCTACAGTGCATGGGATTTGACCTTCCAGATCCTTCAATGGAAGATGCTTCGGATTTTCTATTCTTGAGAAAGCTCAAGACGCTTTCAGGTGTGAGTGCTCGTAGTTGTATCAACGGAGTTCTTGCAAGGATGCCTAACCTAATCAAGTTAGGAATATGGCTCGAGCCAACAACAACTGAGTATGCAGTTGAAACTTTTTGTTTTGACGCTATTTTTACCCATCTCCATCGGCTAGAGTCATTCAAATGCACACCAATGAATCGATCAGAAGCTGCGTTTTCCCTTACAGGTTTCCCTCCTCTTTGTCTTAGAAAGCTAAGCTTGAGTGGATGTGGATTTGTATGGGGTGAGCATATGCCCATCATTGCTTCATTACCGCATCTTCAAGTACTAAAGTTGCGATGGCACGCCTTCTGTGGCCATGAGTGGGAATCATACGAGGGGGGGTTTATGCGTCTTAAAGTCCTGGTGTTGGAAGACTTAGATATAAAGCAGTTGATGGCAGAGTGGTCCCACTTCCCAACTCTGGAACAACTGATATTTAGGCGCTGCTACAACCTCGAAGAGATCCCCCCTGAATTTGGAGAGATATCAACACTTCAACTTATAGAGGTGGATGATTGCAGCATGTCCCTCATTCACTCAGCAGAACGCATAAAGAAGGAGCAAGAGGCGTTTGGAAATGATGATATACAAGTTCGGATCTGTTCTTCGTCTCATG GCCAAGTGTAA
- the LOC131023257 gene encoding uncharacterized protein LOC131023257: protein MENQLEARSMLQFKSGVVADERLVVFGQLQINKEQVVSKSTVGRWIKLGLIRPHSSAIKPDLTAPNKLLRLRFSLEALEYDRILRSLTFKSMHNTIHIDEKWFYITKSNQRFYLTPDEIDPHRTCKNKKFITKVMFMCDVCRPVFGANGECLFHGKIGIFPFTELVPAKRNSKNRAAGTMEWKPIQSITKQVVKDCLIYQWLLKMYGSGYLRINAVAQDNARPHIQDSDPDFRAVASANGFDIHLVHQPPNSPDTNINDLGWFRAIQSLQTESMSTNVDGLVNAVIKSFNELSPSILNKVFISLQSCMVEILKVKGRNSYKIPHLGKDALIRQDMLPLNLQVPSELVRECLSYLIENGALSYGDALMNELGVQAGCTNEVEMMVHQLQIQGTEVM, encoded by the exons ATGGAAAACCAGCTAGAGGCAAGATCAATGCTGCAGTTCAAAAGTGGAGTTGTTGCCGACGAACGATTAGTCGTATTTGGGCAGCTGCAAATAAACAAAGAGCAAGTGGTGAG TAAAAGCACAGTGGGTAGGTGGATTAAATTGGGACTGATCAGACCTCATTCTAGTGCAATAAAACCTGATCTTACTGCTCCAAACAAGTTGCTTAGGCTACGGTTTTCcttagaagctctagaatatgaCAGGATTCTTAGGAGTTTAACTTTCAAAAGCATGCACAACACAATTCACattgatgagaaatggttctACATCACAAAAAGTAATCAGCGGTTCTATTTGACTCCTGATGAGATAGACCCTCATAGGACATGCAAGAACAAGAAGTTCATCACCAAGGTGATGTTCATGTGTGATGTATGTAGGCCAGTGTTTGGGGCTAATGGTGAATGCTTGTTTCATGGAAAAATTGGAATTTTTCCATTCACTGAACTTGTTCCAGCCAAAAGAAACAGTAAGAACAGGGCAGCAGGTACTATGGAGTGGAAACCAATTCAAAGCATCACCAAACAAGTAGTGAAAGATTGCCTAATATACCAG TGGCTACTTAAGATGTATGGCAGTGGGTACTTAAGAATAAATGCAGTGGCA caagaTAATGCTAGGcctcacattcaagactcagaCCCAGATTTCAGGGCAGTAGCTTCAGCTAATGGCTTTGATATTCACTTGGTGCATCAACCACCAAACTCCCCAGATACAAACATCAATGATCTGGGGTGGTTCAGGGCAATACAAAGCCTCCAAACTGAATCAATGTCTACAAATGTTGATGGTCTAGTGAATGCAGTCATCAAGTCATTCAATGAGTTAAGTCCTAGCATTTTGAATAAGGTGTTTATAAGTTTGCAAAGCTGTATGGTTGAAATTTTGAAGGTTAAGGGGAGGAATAGCTACAAGATCCCTCATCTAGGGAAGGATGCTTTAATTAGACAGGATATGCTTCCCTTGAATTTACAAGTTCCAAGTGAACTTGTTAGGGAGTGTTTATCCTACTTAATTGAGAATGGAGCATTGTCATATGGTGATGCACTAATGAATGAGTTGGGAGTGCAAGCAGGATGCACAAATGAGGTTGAGATGATGGTTCATCAACTTCAAATTCAAGGAACAGAAGTTATGTGA
- the LOC131019675 gene encoding putative late blight resistance protein homolog R1A-10 — protein sequence MADAAVEFLLNNLNDLLVYHTHLITNTKSQVEDLEKDLRVFRAFLKDSVKKRRKSEGIQMLVRNIRDVVYEVEDLIDAFVTQATEIKTQNYILRAFKSPVSLHDIGRQVEAVRKKVEQGRVDFSLLIVADQDKYEKPEVRPPRQKDVVGFEDVSAELIQRLTTETEYLDVISLIGMFGLGKTTLAWKIFNDTDIVFQFPIRIWLSISQQFSDKDIFLAILEKFTTLSEELRSKDEHHLSQMVAGHLDNGKFLIVMDDVWSTKDWDRLKVVLPLNNKLGKVLITSREEDLGKYASLPRDPKTLRFFTQKESWELLRLEALGQLDCHPDLYKVGQLIAKDCKGLPLAIVVIGGILATKAPASDLCAMRRVWEKVSKRVSTHLNEDPRDRMNQFISLSYDKLPYHLQACFLYLGMFPEDYEIPVSKLIRMWIGEGFIQHVREYSLEETAEKYLEDLINRNLVRIDKMKPNGKIKTCRIHDALRDFCRTRAGSESENFLEEIKFSDGVFEPQISEIKNYRRLAVHSNCLNFLCSKPFGPRVRSFVCIPNDEFILPQAQSSAIPAAFKLLRVLDAKPIVFTRIPSDMYQLVHLRFIVLSFNLAALPAKFSKLWNIQTLIVNTTSRTLDVKADIWKMKQLRHFKTNASATLLKPGRDSEHGAELQTLGTISAESCTAELLHRASSLIKLGIRGRLAALFEGKVGSFESLVKMRKLEKLDLINDVYPKPASEGQLVVLPQHYQFPSTLRSLTLCATYLRWSYMSTLGLLENLEALKLKDKAFMGRTWEGVGERFYRLEFLHIDHTDLGVWEASSHHFPRLKGLVLRNCEELLEIPIQLAEIPSFQKLELHICKSAAPSAREIKELKKKKQAVFNLSIFPANDEVS from the exons ATGGCGGACGCAGCAGTAGAGTTCCTACTGAACAACCTCAACGACCTGCTGGTCTACCACACCCACTTGATTACCAACACCAAGAGCCAAGTCGAGGACCTCGAGAAGGATCTCCGCGTCTTCCGAGCCTTCCTCAAGGACTCCGTGAAGAAGCGGAGGAAGAGCGAGGGCATCCAGATGCTCGTGCGCAACATCCGCGACGTCGTTTATGAGGTTGAGGATCTCATCGACGCCTTCGTCACCCAGGCCACCGAGATCAAGACCCAGAATTACATCCTCAGAGCTTTCAAGTCGCCGGTCAGCCTCCACGACATCGGCAGGCAGGTCGAGGCTGTGAGGAAGAAGGTCGAGCAGGGCAGGGTTGACTTCTCCCTCCTCATCGTCGCCGATCAAGATAAATATGAAAAACCTGAG GTTCGGCCTCCAAGGCAGAAAGATGTGGTTGGTTTCGAAGATGTGAGCGCAGAGCTAATACAGAGGCTGACTACAGAAACTGAGTATTTGGATGTGATCTCTCTGATTGGAATGTTTGGGCTTGGCAAGACGACTCTGGCATGGAAGATTTTCAATGATACAGACATCGTCTTCCAATTCCCCATCCGTATTTGGCTCTCCATTTCACAGCAGTTCTCAGACAAGGACATCTTCCTCGCCATCCTCGAAAAGTTCACCACTCTAAGCGAGGAGTTACGCAGCAAAGACGAGCATCACTTATCCCAAATGGTTGCCGGCCATCTCGACAACGGGAAGTTCCTCATCGTCATGGATGATGTCTGGTCTACTAAAGATTGGGACAGGTTGAAAGTCGTTCTGCCTCTCAACAATAAGTTGGGTAAAGTCTTGATAACTAGCCGCGAAGAGGATCTTGGTAAGTACGCTAGTCTCCCGAGGGATCCCAAAACGCTGCGTTTCTTTACTCAGAAGGAGAGCTGGGAGCTCCTCCGGCTGGAGGCACTCGGCCAGCTCGACTGCCACCCTGATCTGTATAAGGTCGGCCAGTTGATTGCAAAAGATTGTAAAGGATTGCCACTCGCCATAGTAGTGATCGGGGGCATCCTCGCCACCAAGGCCCCAGCCTCGGATTTGTGCGCCATGAGAAGGGTGTGGGAGAAGGTGTCGAAGCGGGTGAGCACGCATCTCAACGAGGACCCGAGAGATCGCATGAACCAGTTCATATCTTTGAGTTACGACAAACTGCCATACCACTTGCAGGCATGCTTTCTCTATCTGGGGATGTTTCCCGAAGATTATGAGATTCCGGTCTCCAAGCTGATCCGCATGTGGATCGGAGAGGGATTCATACAGCATGTGAGGGAGTATAGCTTGGAGGAAACTGCAGAGAAGTATTTGGAGGATCTTATCAACAGAAACTTGGTCAGAATTGATAAGATGAAACCTAATGGTAAGATCAAAACATGCCGCATTCATGATGCCCTGCGCGATTTCTGCAGAACTAGAGCCGGAAGCGAGAGCGAGAATTTCCTTGAGGAAATCAAGTTTAGTGACGGAGTTTTTGAGCCTCAGATCTCCGAAATAAAAAACTACCGTCGCCTCGCCGTTCATTCCAACTGCTTGAACTTTCTCTGTTCGAAGCCGTTTGGTCCTCGCGTCCGCTCATTTGTTTGTATCCCCAACGACGAATTCATCTTACCGCAGGCACAAAGTTCGGCCATCCCCGCGGCTTTCAAATTGCTCAGAGTTTTAGACGCCAAACCCATCGTGTTCACTAGAATCCCCAGTGACATGTACCAACTGGTGCATCTGAGGTTCATTGTCTTGTCTTTCAACCTCGCAGCTCTTCCGGCAAAGTTCAGTAAGCTGTGGAACATACAGACTCTTATAGTCAACACGACATCTCGCACGCTTGACGTCAAAGCGGATATATGGAAGATGAAACAGCTAAGGCATTTCAAGACGAATGCATCCGCCACCCTGCTCAAGCCAGGCAGGGATAGCGAACACGGGGCAGAGCTTCAAACACTAGGCACAATCTCAGCAGAGAGCTGCACTGCTGAGCTCCTGCACCGTGCCTCTAGTCTGATCAAATTGGGCATCCGTGGGCGACTGGCCGCACTCTTTGAAGGAAAGGTTGGATCTTTTGAAAGTCTGGTGAAGATGAGGAAGCTCGAGAAGCTGGATCTGATCAACGATGTGTACCCTAAGCCAGCCTCAGAAGGGCAACTGGTCGTCCTTCCTCAACATTACCAGTTCCCTTCCACTCTCAGGAGCCTCACGCTGTGTGCAACTTACCTCAGATGGAGCTACATGTCTACCCTTGGATTGCTCGAGAATCTCGAGGCGCTCAAGCTCAAAGATAAGGCGTTTATGGGGAGGACTTGGGAGGGAGTTGGGGAGCGGTTCTATCGCCTCGAGTTCTTGCACATTGATCACACGGATTTAGGTGTTTGGGAGGCTTCGTCGCACCATTTCCCTAGGCTTAAAGGCCTCGTGCTGCGCAACTGTGAGGAGCTTCTTGAGATTCCAATTCAGCTGGCTGAGATACCGAGCTTCCAAAAATTGGAGTTGCATATCTGTAAATCTGCAGCTCCCTCTGCAAGGGAGATCAAGGAgctaaagaaaaagaaacaggCAGTATTCAACCTCTCCATTTTTCCAGCTAATGATGAAGTTTCTTGA